A stretch of the Psychrobacter sp. AH5 genome encodes the following:
- the repM gene encoding replication initiation protein RepM, translating to MTKTSIVSKANAFIESGYAINLVAQRVIILAIIEAREQGSMSEIGGIHRIRASDYGKHFECDKTTAYRSLKSACESLYESEFVWTDKDSKGRDKINKSRFVQRASYSEGGGYVEVMFGNDVIPLITRLSEKYTEYELQQIKDLNSIYALRIFEILMQWSSVGKTPPITIENLRTRLGIEEHQYKTMGNFKSRVLDHAINEINDNTNITATYEQHKEGRRIVGFTFKFKIKTKPEKATGIKRDGDTPDMLTPLKMTDKQKGVFATKLSRMSELANYAKQGEDYKAFAERIENELLDESKHVFYIPYLDKLGFKNS from the coding sequence ATGACAAAAACTAGCATAGTAAGCAAAGCTAATGCGTTTATTGAATCAGGCTATGCGATTAACTTAGTCGCTCAGCGTGTAATTATTTTAGCTATTATTGAAGCGAGAGAACAAGGAAGTATGTCTGAAATTGGAGGTATCCACCGTATCAGAGCGTCTGATTACGGGAAGCATTTTGAATGTGATAAAACTACTGCTTATCGCTCACTGAAGTCTGCTTGTGAAAGTCTTTACGAAAGTGAGTTTGTTTGGACTGATAAGGATTCAAAGGGACGTGACAAGATAAATAAGTCCAGATTCGTGCAACGTGCTTCGTATAGTGAGGGCGGTGGGTATGTAGAGGTTATGTTTGGAAACGACGTTATTCCACTGATAACAAGACTTAGTGAAAAATATACAGAGTACGAGCTACAACAAATAAAAGACCTAAATAGCATCTACGCATTGCGTATCTTTGAAATATTAATGCAGTGGAGTAGTGTTGGTAAAACCCCTCCAATTACAATTGAAAATTTACGTACTCGTTTGGGTATCGAAGAGCACCAATATAAAACTATGGGTAATTTTAAGAGTCGTGTCTTAGACCATGCTATTAATGAGATTAATGATAATACAAATATTACAGCGACTTATGAACAGCACAAAGAAGGCCGTAGAATTGTTGGATTTACGTTCAAATTTAAAATAAAAACTAAGCCTGAGAAAGCGACAGGCATAAAGAGAGACGGTGATACGCCTGATATGCTGACTCCTTTAAAAATGACAGATAAACAAAAAGGTGTTTTTGCGACTAAGCTATCGAGAATGAGTGAGCTGGCTAACTATGCTAAGCAAGGTGAAGATTATAAAGCGTTTGCTGAGCGGATTGAGAATGAGCTATTGGATGAAAGTAAGCATGTTTTCTATATACCCTATCTTGATAAATTAGGTTTTAAAAATTCCTAA
- a CDS encoding plasmid replication DNA-binding protein, producing the protein MNISVTKAAKEWGVSRTTIYQKVNDGELSRTADKKIDVSEMLRVFGEPISKKRTERSVDTIQSTPLNSQSVQYNTDIEHLLALEKLKNEHLSQQVSDQKQLIANYQDQISQLNKTLEKANASIQDFAQVRLLEFKQAEMSYEPPLEQEQEKKDDSIVATAKKKKRWFF; encoded by the coding sequence ATGAACATATCGGTGACAAAAGCGGCAAAAGAATGGGGTGTATCAAGAACCACGATCTATCAGAAGGTCAATGATGGTGAGCTTTCTAGAACAGCAGATAAGAAAATAGACGTTTCAGAAATGTTGCGCGTGTTTGGTGAGCCCATTTCTAAAAAACGTACTGAACGTTCAGTGGACACTATTCAAAGTACACCTCTGAACAGTCAAAGTGTTCAGTACAATACGGATATTGAACACCTATTAGCGCTTGAAAAGCTCAAGAATGAACACCTCAGCCAACAAGTCAGCGATCAAAAACAGCTGATAGCGAATTACCAAGATCAGATAAGCCAGCTGAATAAAACGTTAGAAAAAGCCAACGCCAGTATCCAAGACTTTGCACAAGTGAGGCTGCTAGAGTTTAAGCAAGCTGAGATGAGCTATGAGCCGCCACTTGAACAAGAGCAAGAAAAAAAAGATGATTCAATCGTCGCGACGGCTAAGAAGAAAAAACGGTGGTTCTTTTGA
- a CDS encoding Eco47II family restriction endonuclease → MSVFDRNKVKEVLKPIVQSTYEAQQQEKDIYSNTLDCFSAVIDSSIRGLTLEEWKESEKQRQAQKTLQNKIGDFHQKVLGTLDGVEDLGVGGVVDVRADGRQIIAEVKNKWNTTKGNHKKSIYDDIESVLENHEDYTGYYVEILPKNGKTYDKPFSPSDNTDSSSRVIRDDIRIIDGKSFYKIITGEENALEELYSMLPELTSEILEETFNVQRNADDVKGDDIFPELFNKIFPSDS, encoded by the coding sequence ATGAGCGTATTTGATAGAAATAAAGTTAAAGAGGTGTTAAAACCTATAGTACAAAGTACATATGAGGCTCAACAGCAGGAAAAGGATATTTATAGCAATACTTTAGATTGTTTTTCAGCTGTGATTGACTCATCTATTCGAGGGCTTACATTAGAAGAGTGGAAGGAGTCAGAAAAGCAAAGGCAGGCTCAGAAAACCTTACAGAATAAGATAGGTGACTTTCATCAGAAGGTATTGGGAACACTTGATGGAGTGGAAGACTTAGGGGTAGGAGGGGTAGTAGATGTAAGAGCGGATGGACGTCAGATCATTGCAGAGGTTAAAAACAAGTGGAACACCACTAAAGGTAACCATAAAAAGAGCATATACGACGACATAGAAAGCGTATTAGAAAACCATGAAGACTACACAGGTTACTATGTAGAGATTTTGCCAAAAAATGGTAAGACCTATGATAAACCCTTTAGCCCATCAGATAATACAGATAGCTCATCAAGGGTAATTAGAGATGATATTCGTATCATTGATGGAAAGTCGTTTTATAAAATAATCACCGGGGAAGAAAATGCCTTGGAAGAACTTTACTCCATGCTTCCTGAATTAACATCAGAGATTCTTGAAGAGACTTTTAACGTTCAAAGAAATGCTGATGATGTAAAAGGTGACGACATTTTCCCCGAGTTATTTAACAAAATATTTCCTTCAGATTCTTAA
- a CDS encoding DNA cytosine methyltransferase, whose product MYQENFFSAQIVADTLSVSKRNVETWAKNGKLVPKLDPETNKKPYTKQQLEIFPQFSAMFNSSWDEDVSIKPSREYSLVELFAGAGGLALGLEQAGFKSVLLNEKDKYACETLRINRPDWNVVEDDIANVNFESLKGKVDLLTGGFPCQPFSYAGKQLGFEDLRGTLVFEMARAIKEVQPKVFLAENVKGLAENDKGRTLSTIVKVLEDLGYKIIENDIYKAMFYKVPQKRERLIVIGVRADIYETMIYKKPSPYTRLLTVKDALTAGELYKTDVPESTGQLYPKRKQEIMSHVPEGGYWRDLPIELQKEYMMKSFYLGGGKTGMARRLSWDEPSLTLVCTPAQKQTERCHPSENRPLSTREYARIQTFPDDWKFAGSDSQIYKQIGNAVPVNLALAIGKAIIRMLNDAPGNVFDN is encoded by the coding sequence GTGTATCAAGAAAATTTTTTTTCAGCGCAAATAGTTGCTGATACTTTGTCTGTATCTAAAAGAAATGTAGAAACCTGGGCCAAGAATGGCAAGCTGGTTCCAAAGCTAGACCCTGAGACAAATAAAAAGCCTTATACAAAGCAACAGCTAGAAATATTTCCACAGTTTTCTGCAATGTTTAATAGCAGCTGGGATGAAGATGTATCTATAAAACCTTCAAGAGAATATTCTTTAGTTGAGCTTTTTGCTGGCGCTGGTGGATTAGCACTAGGATTAGAGCAAGCCGGATTTAAATCTGTATTACTTAATGAGAAGGATAAGTATGCGTGTGAGACCCTTCGTATAAATCGTCCTGATTGGAATGTAGTTGAAGATGATATAGCGAATGTAAATTTTGAGAGTTTAAAAGGAAAAGTGGATTTGCTAACAGGTGGTTTTCCTTGTCAGCCCTTCTCTTATGCAGGTAAGCAATTAGGTTTTGAAGACCTCAGAGGTACTTTAGTATTTGAAATGGCTAGAGCTATAAAAGAAGTTCAGCCTAAAGTATTCCTAGCTGAGAATGTTAAGGGATTAGCAGAAAATGATAAAGGTAGGACATTAAGTACGATTGTAAAGGTCTTAGAGGATTTAGGTTATAAGATTATTGAGAATGATATTTATAAAGCAATGTTTTACAAAGTTCCACAAAAAAGAGAAAGGTTAATTGTAATTGGTGTTAGAGCGGATATATACGAAACAATGATATATAAGAAGCCTTCACCCTATACTCGATTACTGACTGTAAAAGACGCATTAACAGCAGGTGAGCTTTATAAAACAGATGTGCCTGAATCAACAGGCCAACTTTATCCAAAGCGTAAACAAGAGATAATGTCTCATGTGCCTGAAGGTGGGTATTGGAGGGACCTACCTATAGAGCTGCAAAAAGAATATATGATGAAGAGTTTTTATCTTGGAGGAGGAAAAACAGGAATGGCCAGAAGGCTTTCTTGGGACGAGCCAAGTTTAACACTTGTATGTACTCCAGCTCAAAAACAGACAGAGCGTTGCCATCCTAGTGAAAATAGGCCGCTATCAACTCGTGAGTATGCTCGAATACAAACATTCCCTGACGATTGGAAGTTTGCAGGCTCTGATAGCCAAATTTACAAGCAAATCGGTAATGCTGTTCCTGTTAACCTAGCTTTAGCTATAGGTAAAGCTATCATCAGAATGTTAAACGATGCTCCAGGCAATGTCTTCGATAATTAA
- a CDS encoding protein-export chaperone SecB: MNIQLVSTKAIRINLDPLDIDLDDTSELESFAFDFNPMFPEEKDESNSFAIVFNGEMKNCKENYIIKVVFLSVFEVDELITVDFLKDNFALINAPAISYPYFRAFYSNFLLTSGYEPFILPTINFVQLRKDKLEAINSRS, encoded by the coding sequence ATGAACATACAGTTGGTTTCCACCAAAGCCATCCGAATAAATCTAGATCCCTTAGATATAGATTTAGATGATACTTCTGAACTCGAAAGTTTTGCATTTGATTTCAATCCGATGTTTCCAGAAGAAAAAGATGAATCTAATAGTTTTGCGATTGTGTTTAATGGTGAAATGAAAAACTGTAAAGAAAATTATATAATCAAAGTTGTTTTTCTATCTGTGTTCGAGGTCGATGAACTAATAACAGTTGATTTTTTAAAAGATAACTTTGCACTCATTAATGCTCCTGCTATCAGTTATCCTTATTTTAGAGCTTTTTACTCGAACTTTCTCTTAACTTCAGGATATGAGCCCTTCATTCTACCAACCATCAACTTTGTACAATTAAGAAAAGACAAGCTTGAAGCAATAAATTCACGGTCTTAG